DNA from Candidatus Hydrogenedentota bacterium:
TGAAGCGCCAAACGCTGCCTTTCAACTTCGATTCTCAACAGCGGTGTGATCATGAAACGTGGCGGCCGTGTGCGTGCTGATTCGGGAGGGCGCCGCCCCCAACCGGTTTTCCGCTACCGGAGCGAGCGAGGCAACCCGTCCGTCGGGGCATCGAGTAACCGCGGCCAGCCAGCGCGTGCGGAGAAGGCCGAGGGGGAGCGAGGGGGGGAAATGGGACCTGGAGGAGATGCATACAGACGCTCGCGCAAGATTTCCGACTTTTTTTGCAGTTGTCTGCGTACCGCCTACTGCGTCCCGTTACCTTGTTGACCCTGGTCAGTCCCAATCCGCGTCACCAGAACTGTTCAGCAACTCCATCAAATGTTCTGACCATACGCTATTTGCCCGTCTCAACGTCGAAGAGCGCCGACACGGTCGTATCCTCCAAGACATCGAGACGGATTCGGGGATCGTTCCCTCTTCCCTCCCACTCGCGGAACCGGAATCTTTTTCCTTCGCTGGCTTGCGTCGGATTCGAGGGGTCCATGAATTGGCCGAGCCGTTCTCCGCCGCCGTACCCGTTGGGAGTTTTCATGTCAGCGGGTACAACGTCGACAATCTCAATGGTGTGGGGGCCGGGCGCATCAAATATTATCTGGAACTTTCCAAACATCGGCCCAAGCACATATTCCGTTGTCCACCGTCCGCTATGCGTCCAGTAGTCGAAGCCGTCGATGCGAAACCGCACCTCCCCTAAAGCCGGTGATGTCACAACGGTGAGTTTCGGCCCCGTAGAGCCAAGTTCGTCCTTGTTTTCCGGGACGAACAGATAAACTCTGCCTGAGTAGCTTGGTACGTGCAGCCTTCGCGTTTTGGACAGGTCCAGAATACGACCTTCGTTACTTCTATCTTCAAATCCCCCATTGCGAAGCAACTGTAGTTCGGCCGACTCGAGCGAGACGTCGTCAAACCACACTCTGCCTGTCTTGTACCGCAGCAAAGCATGCAACGTAATGCTGTGGATAGGCTTCTCCGGGTGGATCGTTACGCTTTTGGCTTGCCAATCGTGCGTGCCGGTGTCGAAGGGCGCCACTTGACCATAGAGTGGACTGCCATCATTGTAGACAACATCTGCATAAAGCGAGTAGTTGGCGTCTGCATCGCCACTCACGTTTTCCGCTCTGCTCCATCCACTGATGGTGATCGGCGCGGGGGTGGCCTGACCTAACTGCACCGTCTGAACGGCTCCCGCGGCTTCCGAGACACTCGCCGTGGTGCAGACGATGCTGTGATTACCGCTGTGGCCGTTCTTGGTGTCCAATACATATCCCTGAGGACCGGACGTATCCCAGTGTTGGGCTCCCCCCCCGAAGATATCGAAGAGGCGCGCGCTTGGAATGGGCGGAAGAAGTTCCATCTCGCCGGGCTTCTCTTTGTCGGGATTCACTACAACCATTCCCCGTTCAAACACTCGATAGTACAAGCCGTTCTGTTGCTGCTCCTCCGCAACAGGTCTGCCCAAACGCAGCCGGTAGAGGTCCGCAACCTCCGGGTCGGACGGCGAGCCGCCGCTCCACACGAACCCCGCGAGCCGCGCGCTTGCATAGCAGAAGAAGGCATCCTCCCGGACACCGTAGGGCGTGTGTCCCAG
Protein-coding regions in this window:
- a CDS encoding putative glycoside hydrolase; the protein is MNAILLIAASVVCGAAGFEERTALAQTLDIGESAPDWLVDSETYIIGANVQDWVSLAESKVAFITHCPVNRDFFARCHALGIRCFPYVTFYQGFASQTYEDLNLKDHPDFIEIDAEGNLKRTGFWESEDAKNMYTTCPNVQGYQDAMVAWVTRIMEFGADGVFVDNLGSRGECFGPKFNKHQHLYDDQNHAFAMLLKRVREVVKQFKPDGAVLGNSANPPSLPREFWKYLDAEMLESYICTWVSKERWFDWETHWHKAGIDLQDFVRSGKQIQALSYLGHTPYGVREDAFFCYASARLAGFVWSGGSPSDPEVADLYRLRLGRPVAEEQQQNGLYYRVFERGMVVVNPDKEKPGEMELLPPIPSARLFDIFGGGAQHWDTSGPQGYVLDTKNGHSGNHSIVCTTASVSEAAGAVQTVQLGQATPAPITISGWSRAENVSGDADANYSLYADVVYNDGSPLYGQVAPFDTGTHDWQAKSVTIHPEKPIHSITLHALLRYKTGRVWFDDVSLESAELQLLRNGGFEDRSNEGRILDLSKTRRLHVPSYSGRVYLFVPENKDELGSTGPKLTVVTSPALGEVRFRIDGFDYWTHSGRWTTEYVLGPMFGKFQIIFDAPGPHTIEIVDVVPADMKTPNGYGGGERLGQFMDPSNPTQASEGKRFRFREWEGRGNDPRIRLDVLEDTTVSALFDVETGK